A window of Clostridium novyi genomic DNA:
AAGCATTCGGATCTTTATTTATAGCAATTATTGTATCTGAATTATTCATTCCAGCTACAAATTGTACTGATCCTTGAATTCCTATAGTAATTATCAATTTAGGTTTGACAGTTCTTCCACTAAGTCCTATTTGTTGTTTTGCATCTATCCAACCAGCTTCAACAAGTGGTCTTGTCCCAGCTATTTGTCCGCCTAATTTATTAGCTAGTTCTTCAATTAGTTTCATATCTTTTTCTGATTTAATTCCTCTACCTACTGCTACTATAACTTCTGCATCAGATATGCTTACTTCTTTTTCTTTTTTAGTTATACTAAGAACCTTTATTCCTGATTCAAACTTATATGAATCCATTTCACAGTTTACGATTTCACCTTTACAATCTTCACTTCTTTCTAAAGGTGAGAATATTTTATATCTAACTGTGGCAAATTGAGGTCTATTATTGCTAGTTATAATTTGAGCCATTATATTTCCACCAAAAGCTGGTCTTATTTGAACTAAGTCTGTATTTTCCTTCATATCAAGTATAGTACAGTCTGCTGTAAGTCCAGTTTTAAATCTCGCTGCAACTCTTGGGGCAAGTGATCTACCTACTGTAGTTGCTCCAACTAAAATTGATGATGGCTTAACCTTTTGTATAAAATCTTCAAACGCTGCTGTATATGGTTCTATTCTAAATTCCTTTAGCTCTTCATAATCATAAACAAATACTTTATCTGCTCCATAGTGTAATAACTCTTCTGCCTTATCTTTTATATTATGACCTATAAATAAAGCATATACTGGATGATTTATCTTCCCTGCAAGTTCTTTTCCTTTTCCTATAAGTTCATATGTTACAGGATGAATCTCACCTTCTACATGATCAACATAGACTGTTATTCCCCTCCAAAGATTTTTATCTATATGTTGAGTTTCTTCCTCTACATATTCAACTACATCTTTAGGACCTTTTCTAACACATAACTTACACATCTTACATGCTGCTGATATTTCTAATTTTCCATTTTTCTCTTCCATAGCTCCAAATGGACAAACTTTTATCAACTCTTCAATAACTTCTTTGTTTAATCTATTTTCATGAATAACTAATTTTCCCATAATAAATCCCCCTTGATTTTTTTAAAGCAATAGGTCTTATTTAGGTGCTAGGAACCTTTTATACTGAATTATAAGTTCCATGTACCAGGTTCTAAATATATATTCTAGTCTTATACAAATTTAAGTTCTTTAAGTTTTTCTAGCAATTTATCTGTAAGTTCTTCTCCATTTCCTTCCCACATCTCTTTATCTGTATTTACTTCTGGTGGGAATATCCTTTCAACTTGTGTTGCTGAACCATTTAATCCATAGTGATTCTCTTCTGTATCCTCAAAATCTTTTAATCCAAATACTTTAATTTCTTTTTCTTTAGTTGATAACTTCATCTTATAAGATGGTAGTCTTGATGTAAAAATATCTTTTTCTACAGTTATAAGACATGGATAATTAATTTCCTGAATTTCTACTGTTTCAGGCATATCCATTTCAACTGTTATTGACTTTTCCTTAACTTCTACAATTCTTCTGACATTAGCTACATGTGGGATTTTTAAATATTCTGCCATTTCAGGTCCAACCTGAGCTGTATCTCCATCAGTTGTCTGTTTCCCACATATTATAAGATCAGGATTTCCTGTCATCTTAACTCCTTGAGATATTGTATATGATGTTGCAAGTACATCTGCACCAGCAAATTTTCTATCTGAAAGTAATGTACCTTCATCTGCCCCCATCATAAAAGCTTCTTTTATTATTTCTTTAGCTTGAGGTGGACCCATTGTTATTACATTTACTTTTCCGCCTTTTTGTTGTCTAATTCTAAAGGCTGTTTCTAGGGCGAATAAATCATAAGGATTCATTTTTGAATCTATACCGTCTCTTTTTAGTACTCCTGTAATAGGATCTACTTCAACTTTACTTGTTCCAGGTACCTGTTTAATACAAACTAGAATTTCCATAATTAATCCCCCAATCAGATATTTAAAATTTAAGGTAAGTCATCCTACCATTTTTATTATATCTATGTTATCTTTTTATTTTTAATCTTACTGCGGAGCAAAACCTCCTCCAAAGTAAGCAATACAACCTAAAATGATTACATATGCTAAACAGAATTTAAGTGTTCCATTAAGTATCTTACCTTCTGTTCCTTGTATTCCAGTAGCTGCTGTTGCAACTGCAATACTTTGTGGTGAAATCATCTTTCCTGCTGTAGCTCCACCTGTATTAGCTGCTGCTAGCCAATAAGGACTTAAATGTAGTTTATTTGCAACTTCAACTTGAAGTTCTCCAAATAATACATTAGCTGAAGTATCACTACCAGTTACAAAAGTTCCAAGTGCTCCTATTACTGGTGATATAAATGGATAGAAACCACCTGTAACTACAACTAAAACATCTGCTATAGATCTTATCATTCCACTATATCCCATTACCTTAGCAAGAGAAACTATTGATACTATTGTTATAGCTGATTTTGTCATTTGTTTTGCTGTATCTAATAGAACTTTGATAATTTCCCCAAATTTAGCACCTTGAATTAATCCACCTATACATGTTGCTATTATTATAAGTGTACCTGGAGTTGCTATCCATTTGAATGTATACGGTTTCGCTCCTGGCCCTGTATATATAGGTACTGATGTTTTTATTTGTGATAATGCAGTATTAATTGTTGAGAATAATGGGCTTGTAACAATTATTATTAAAAATACTAAAATAAATGGTATCCAAGCTATTAATCCTTTTTTAAATGAAATTTTTTCAATATCTTTAGCTGCTGTATCTTTATAAAATACTTTAGCCATTAATATAGTAACACCCATACAAACTATACTTCCAAGTAAAGCTGGTAATTCAGCTCCCATATATTTTGCTGCTAATACTTCTGGTATTGCAAAAGCAAGTCCTGAAGCTAAAGATATACCAAATACTCCCTTTATTGCTTTTACATTTCTTTCTGTTATCATTACTAATAATATTGGTACTATTGCTATTAATGCTCCAAGTTGAAGAGCAACTGCATAACTAAGCATTCCTGGGTCTAGTCCCGCTACTTTAGCAAGAGTTGATACTGGAATTCCTATTGCTCCAAAAGCTGTTGGAGTAGTGTTTGCTATAAGACAAATTATTGCTGCAAATACTGGATCAAATCCTAAAGCTGCCATAATACTTGCTGGTATTGCAACTGCTGTTCCAAAACCGGCTATTGCTTCTAAAAATCCTCCAAATCCCCAAGCTAATATTAATACTAGGATTCTTTTATCTGTTGTAATGCTTGTCATTATTTTCTTTATAATATCCATACTTTTTGTATACATAGAAAGATTATACGTAAAAACTGCTGCTATAATTACTAACATAATTGGCCAAATTGCAAGCGCAGTACCTTCAAGCGTCGCTGTAAGCGCATCTAATATTGGCATTTTCCATACTACAACTGCTAGTACAATTATTAAAACTAGCGTAGCTGGACAGGTTTTATGACCTGGCATTTTTAAAGCACCTAATGATACCATTAACCATACTATAGGAATAAGTGCTATTAAACATAATAAATACATATTCATACTTTACCCTCCAAAACGAATTCTAAATTTTAGTTAATTTATTAATTGGTATGACCATCTTTCCTTTAATTTCATATTATCATAATGTTCACACAATTTCTATAATTGTTATTTTTTTAACATTTCAAATTTTATTAAAAATTCAGTTGTTGATAACGTTTGCACGGAATATTTTTTTAATACTTTTAGTATTAATTTCTAAAACATATTCTTTGTGTTATTGTTTGTGATTTATTTAACAATTTTGTCGATAAATAATACCAGACTCTGAAATATTACAAATATTTCAGAGTCTGGTATTATGCTTTACTATTTGTTAAATCCTGATTTATTAAATCTAAATGCTTTCTCATAGAACTAGCAGCTGCAATTGGATTATGAGTTTTTAATGCTTCCCATATTTCTTCATGTTGTTTATCAATAACATCTTTATGTAATGTGCTAATAATATTTTTTCTTGCATCTTTAATGAAAGAATCCATAAGAGTTGACACACTATTTAATATACTTACTATAAGAAAATTTTGAGTTGCTTTAGCAACAGCATAATGAAATTTAGTATCTAATTTAACTTTTTCATTTTCATCTTCTGAAATTTCTATATCTGTAATTATCTTTTTTATTTCTATAATTTCCTCATCTGTTATTTGTTTTGCAGCTAACGAAGCTGTTTCTATTTCAATAACTTTTCTTAACTGAAAAATCTCTTTTAATTTACAATCATTAAGCATAAACATAATAGATAACGGCTCTAATAGCGTATCTTCAAAACTAGATTTTATAAAATTTCCTTCACCTTGTTTACACTCAACTATTCCTACTATTTCTAAAACCCTCAATGCTTCTCTTATAGATGCTCTACTAACTCCTAACTTTTCTACTAAATCTCTCTCTGATGGAAGCTTATCTCCTCCTTTTAATGTTCCATCTTTAATCATCTCTTTAATCTGGTTTATTACATGCTCATAAACTTTTGTATTCTTTATGGGAGTAAACACTTTACTCTTCTCCTCTCCGTATACTATAATAGTATTATATTTTTCATTATATAATTTACCTAGATATTTTGTCAATATTTGTTAAAATTCATTGACATTACTTAAATAAATGATATAATACCTATGCAGTTTACAAAAAGGTGGTTTATTTGGATGCCTAAAATATTAGAAAATGTAAAAGATACTATTCTAAAAGAAAGTAAGAAAATTCTTTTAAAAGAAAATTACAAAGCACTAAATATACGTCAAATAGCAAAATGTTGTAATATAGGAATAGGAACATTTTATAATTATTTTTCTACAAAAGATGAATTAGTTATAGAAATATTAAAAAGTGACTTTGATAAAATCATGGATCTTATTGAACAACTAAAAAATAGTAATCTTTCTTTTAAAGAAAAATTAGAACAAATTTATAAATCTTTTGATTTATTTTTAGGAAATTATATATCTGTATTTTATGAAATTTCTTCTGTTAAAGGTATAAATTGTAAGCCAAATGCAGATTTTTCAAATTTATATAAATGTCTCGGTGAACTTATCGATATAGAAAAAACCAAGGGAACTATGAAAAAAAATGTAAATTCTTATGATTTTGCTCATTTTATAGTTTCAAACCTTTTCTATCTTACTAAAACTCATTATATATCTTTTGAACAATTGTATAGTTTCTTAAATATATAGCCTAGTGTTATATATTTTTTCTTTATATGAACGTAATTCATTCAATTAAAGGAGTATTTTTGTATGAATACTTTATGGTCTTAATAATTTCTTTAGTAATTTTATATCACTAATCCAAAATTTAAATACCATTTAATAATACTTTCTCCTGAATATATAGTAATTAAAGTAGCAATAACTATACTAGGTCCAAATGCTATATAGTCTTTTCTACTTTTTTTCTTATATATAATAAGTATAATTCCTACTATTGATCCTATTATAAATGATAAAAAAAGCATTAAAATTGTTAATTTAGCTCCTATATATATACCAGAAAGAACACATATTTCTACATCTCCCCATCCCATTCCACCAGTTAATATTACAATTAAACTAATGGCTATTCCAGCAATAATACCTCCTAAAAAATACGTTTTAATAGGCAAATTTAAATACCAATTTATTAAAAGAAATAATATTCCAACTATAATTCCACTAATAGTAGTATTAAAATATACATCCGTTGTATTATAATCTATACATCCAATTATAATTAAAAAACTACATAAAAATAAATATTTTATAAATTCTATTGTTAATCCATACTTTAAATATAATCCTAAAAAAATAACACCTGTGAATAATTCTATAACAGGTGATACTATAGATATTTTTTCTTTACAATATCTACATCTTCCCTTCAATAGTATATAGCTTATAATAGGTATTAAATCATAGGGCTTTATTTTATTTTGACAGCTTGTACAATGTGATACTGGATAAACTATAGATTCATTTTTAGGTATTCTACATATACAAAGATTTAAAAAACTCCCTATTACAGTTCCTAATATAAAAATTAAACTTTCTATCATGAACCTAACCCCCTTTCAATAATATATACTTTATAACATCATAAATTTCCTCTATTCTATTATATTAAAATTCCTTATATTTAAAATAAAAAACATCTAGAAAAATCTCTAGATGTTTTTTATCTCAAATATTTAATAATCTATTCTTTCTTTAAATACTTTTTCCACTGCAAATATATATAAAACAAACTTGATACATCTTGTTCGTTATATAAAAGAATTCTTTGTCGTTTTTCTTCTGGCATTCTATTTATATAATCAAAATCTTTCATTACCTTACAGAATGTTTTGGATAAATTTGATCCACTTATAACTTCGCTTTCTCTCATTATATCAAATTTCTTTTCTAAATTTTTAAGTCCTATGTTCTCTCCCATAAGTTTTTCGTATTCTCTTTGAAGGTCAACTTTTTTAAAATGCTCATCTATATTAAATTCTATTTTATTTTTATTATATAGATACTCAATTACATTAAAATCATTATTGCCTGAAAAAGTAACAATATATTTTTTATTATATTTTTCATACATTTCTTTAAAATACTCTTCTGATAATTTTAATATCTCCGGAGCATCTTTTTTGTTTTCAATCATATATTGTGTAACTTTCAGTTCATGACTATCATTGTCAAAATAGCAACACCCAAATACTCCTATACATATAGGCTTCTTATAAAGATAATGTTCAAGATCAAAAAATATTGCATCCTTATATATATCATCTTTCCCATCAATTTTTAGTGCAAACTCTTTAGACTCATTATCAATTTTTATAGTATTTTCTCTTTTAATCACTAAATCACTCTTTTCTA
This region includes:
- a CDS encoding electron transfer flavoprotein subunit alpha/FixB family protein; this encodes MGKLVIHENRLNKEVIEELIKVCPFGAMEEKNGKLEISAACKMCKLCVRKGPKDVVEYVEEETQHIDKNLWRGITVYVDHVEGEIHPVTYELIGKGKELAGKINHPVYALFIGHNIKDKAEELLHYGADKVFVYDYEELKEFRIEPYTAAFEDFIQKVKPSSILVGATTVGRSLAPRVAARFKTGLTADCTILDMKENTDLVQIRPAFGGNIMAQIITSNNRPQFATVRYKIFSPLERSEDCKGEIVNCEMDSYKFESGIKVLSITKKEKEVSISDAEVIVAVGRGIKSEKDMKLIEELANKLGGQIAGTRPLVEAGWIDAKQQIGLSGRTVKPKLIITIGIQGSVQFVAGMNNSDTIIAINKDPNASIFNVAHYGIVGDLYEIIPNLIQQLDREEAITEVASSL
- a CDS encoding electron transfer flavoprotein subunit beta/FixA family protein — encoded protein: MEILVCIKQVPGTSKVEVDPITGVLKRDGIDSKMNPYDLFALETAFRIRQQKGGKVNVITMGPPQAKEIIKEAFMMGADEGTLLSDRKFAGADVLATSYTISQGVKMTGNPDLIICGKQTTDGDTAQVGPEMAEYLKIPHVANVRRIVEVKEKSITVEMDMPETVEIQEINYPCLITVEKDIFTSRLPSYKMKLSTKEKEIKVFGLKDFEDTEENHYGLNGSATQVERIFPPEVNTDKEMWEGNGEELTDKLLEKLKELKFV
- a CDS encoding L-lactate permease, which encodes MNMYLLCLIALIPIVWLMVSLGALKMPGHKTCPATLVLIIVLAVVVWKMPILDALTATLEGTALAIWPIMLVIIAAVFTYNLSMYTKSMDIIKKIMTSITTDKRILVLILAWGFGGFLEAIAGFGTAVAIPASIMAALGFDPVFAAIICLIANTTPTAFGAIGIPVSTLAKVAGLDPGMLSYAVALQLGALIAIVPILLVMITERNVKAIKGVFGISLASGLAFAIPEVLAAKYMGAELPALLGSIVCMGVTILMAKVFYKDTAAKDIEKISFKKGLIAWIPFILVFLIIIVTSPLFSTINTALSQIKTSVPIYTGPGAKPYTFKWIATPGTLIIIATCIGGLIQGAKFGEIIKVLLDTAKQMTKSAITIVSIVSLAKVMGYSGMIRSIADVLVVVTGGFYPFISPVIGALGTFVTGSDTSANVLFGELQVEVANKLHLSPYWLAAANTGGATAGKMISPQSIAVATAATGIQGTEGKILNGTLKFCLAYVIILGCIAYFGGGFAPQ
- a CDS encoding FadR/GntR family transcriptional regulator, with amino-acid sequence MFTPIKNTKVYEHVINQIKEMIKDGTLKGGDKLPSERDLVEKLGVSRASIREALRVLEIVGIVECKQGEGNFIKSSFEDTLLEPLSIMFMLNDCKLKEIFQLRKVIEIETASLAAKQITDEEIIEIKKIITDIEISEDENEKVKLDTKFHYAVAKATQNFLIVSILNSVSTLMDSFIKDARKNIISTLHKDVIDKQHEEIWEALKTHNPIAAASSMRKHLDLINQDLTNSKA
- a CDS encoding TetR/AcrR family transcriptional regulator, with protein sequence MPKILENVKDTILKESKKILLKENYKALNIRQIAKCCNIGIGTFYNYFSTKDELVIEILKSDFDKIMDLIEQLKNSNLSFKEKLEQIYKSFDLFLGNYISVFYEISSVKGINCKPNADFSNLYKCLGELIDIEKTKGTMKKNVNSYDFAHFIVSNLFYLTKTHYISFEQLYSFLNI
- a CDS encoding prepilin peptidase translates to MIESLIFILGTVIGSFLNLCICRIPKNESIVYPVSHCTSCQNKIKPYDLIPIISYILLKGRCRYCKEKISIVSPVIELFTGVIFLGLYLKYGLTIEFIKYLFLCSFLIIIGCIDYNTTDVYFNTTISGIIVGILFLLINWYLNLPIKTYFLGGIIAGIAISLIVILTGGMGWGDVEICVLSGIYIGAKLTILMLFLSFIIGSIVGIILIIYKKKSRKDYIAFGPSIVIATLITIYSGESIIKWYLNFGLVI
- a CDS encoding ribonuclease H-like domain-containing protein, which produces MIKRENTIKIDNESKEFALKIDGKDDIYKDAIFFDLEHYLYKKPICIGVFGCCYFDNDSHELKVTQYMIENKKDAPEILKLSEEYFKEMYEKYNKKYIVTFSGNNDFNVIEYLYNKNKIEFNIDEHFKKVDLQREYEKLMGENIGLKNLEKKFDIMRESEVISGSNLSKTFCKVMKDFDYINRMPEEKRQRILLYNEQDVSSLFYIYLQWKKYLKKE